The Pochonia chlamydosporia 170 chromosome Unknown PCv3seq00008, whole genome shotgun sequence sequence GCCCAGCGCCAACCGCCGAAATCATCAAACACGTCGTAACGTGAAGATGATCAGTCAAGGAACCCATAACCGCACAGCCAAATGTCGACGTGACATTGACCAGCAACAATGTCAGCGCAGATGTGAATGTCCCGGCACCAATTGATCTCGCATACGTGGGCAGATAGATCCccggcaagaagaagcccagGCCCTGGACAATATTCGCAATCTGATGCAGCATGAACGTCTTTGTCAATGCGAACCCAAGTTTAAACGGCTTGATATGTGTAGTAGCAGTGCGCGGCAAGCGAGGTTTGATAAAGAAGGCGAGCGGCATTGTCAAGACAAGCAGCGACACAGCCCAGATGCGGAGCGTTGTTCGAAAGCCGTACTTGTTCAGGAAGAATTCGAGAATAAGGGGCAACGAGAATCCTGCTAGCCCTGTTCCCGACCACATGATACCGTAGGCGAGGCCCTTTCGCTTGGCGAACCACTCGTCCATGTACAGGAGGCAGGGGCAGTAGGAGATGGAGCCGCCGATGGCGTAGAAGATTCCTTGCGTGATGATGAGGTGGCCGACGGTTTGGGAGAAGGAGCTGGCTGCTAGTGAGATGCACATGAGTACTAAGCCGATCATGGGAGACCATCTGCTGACCGGGGGTACATTCTTTGGATGCCCATTACGAGGGGGATGTCGAGGTACATTATGCCCTGGGAGGTGTGTAAGTGAGCGAGTATGAAAAGGCCGGAGGGGGAACGGCATACCATGGCACAAGTACCAATGATGGGAATCTGTGTAGATCCAGCGAACGGCTCATGTGTACTGTAGTAGTCTTGAAAGACACCGAACGAGAAGGGGAAGCCTATAATACATTAGTTTCGACGGGGACCAAGTGGTCAAGAATAAAAGACATACCCCACGTCAATGCCtcgacaaagaaacaagCTGCCAAGAAAAACCAGGCATCTTTACCGCCATCTACAGGTGGTAGCGAGAATTCCTGTCTCCCATCTACATCCAGTCCATCTTCCTCCGATGGCGGCGTCCCGGGTCTCGTACCGGATTGAAGAGTGCCCGGGGTAATATCCCCCTGATGGCGTAGTTCAATTGTCGACGAGGTAGCTGTTGTAACAGTCATGTCGACAGAATACATAGACGAGAAACCTATATTGAGTCCGCTTCACAAAAAATGTTCAGTGATGAGGGCGGACTATTCTTTTATGTTCTTATACAGACCGGCCCGGATGGTCGGTCCCACACCATATCAAGGGCCGAAGCTAATAAGATGGCGGCGTTCATACGAGCCAGTCTGACGCGGTGTAAGCCGCCAGATCTTCCATCCTGCGCCCTTTTGTCCCACTTTTGACATTGTGTGGATCGCAGAGGTTGTCGTAAGGCGTTGGTGTCGATGGTGGGTGTGCTTGCGGTGACTGAATCCGATTCTTCTAGAAGACGGTTGTTATTACCGAACAGGTCCGGTCAgtggtgaagcttggcagGCATCGGGGGGCATAACCATCAAGTCGTGGTGGTGGGTTGGTCTGTTTTGAAGTTCATCTTGGATAGGAGCCATTGCGCAGGGAACGGTTCTATAAAACTTGTGTACATTTGCAATTGGCATGGTATATCCTCGAAATTAAGAAACCTCCTCTTCCCTAGCCGCTCTCTACTTATGCATATTTTATGCCAATGCTTGTCAAATATCGCTTTGACtctgtactgtacatacAACCCTACCCTAAATACATAcaactcaacaacaaactCGACAAACCAACTCCTACATCActccctcaactccaaaagcCCCTCAGATTCAGCCTCCTTTATCCCATCATACCAAATCCTACCCATCTTCAAATACCCCCCATCATTAGGATGCGTCCCATCCGCCAAATCCCCCAACCCCAACGCCGCAACATGCATGTtcaccaagaccaaccgCCTCCTCGAAGCAACCAATTCCTTAGATAACTCCAAAATCTGTTCATTCACACGCACGACCGCCCTCTCCGCATCTTCCTGCGCACTCCTCACCAGCGTTGACAAAATAATCGTAGAACGCGGCGACGCATCCCACAACGCCTCCAGTAACTTGCGTATCCGCTGACCAGCCGCGTCAATCTCATACTGCTGACGGCAATCATTGCTCCCCGCGTTAAAGGTAATAACATCAGGTAGGTGCTTCGCCACGGACCTCACCACCTTCCCTTCAATTTGGTCGATTCTGAACCCGCGCCATCCTTCGTTGCTGTTTTGCGCCATTGTGCCGGCGCGGCGGGACCCGAGCATTTCGACGTCATATCCATCTGCGAGGAGGAGGTCGTATAGGGGTTTTCTGTAGCCGTTGCCGTCGGAGGATTTGCTTCCATAGGTGATGGAGCCGCCGAGGGGCATTAATCGGAGGCGTGGCCGTTGatgcttggtctggtgggtgcGTGTGGCGTTGGAGATTTTGCGAAGGTGACAATTTTGGCAGCGCAGTGTTTGTGAGTGTATTGTTGGAGTGCTTCCTTGTAGAGGATTGCGCATAAAGCGCATTGGATTGTGTCTAAGATTCATTATGGATTGATGGCGACTGTTGTGAGTACATGTTGGAGGCATGAAATCGTGACGTATTATTTCGCGAAATGTCGTCCAAAGGGCGGGTCATGAGTCAGCTATCACACTTTATACCACAACTAGATATCATAACAGCGACCATCTTTCATGACAAAATGTCTCCGGTAAACGCCCTGAATAATGGTATTATAACCAATTTTGAAGCTGTCAGCGCAAACTATGCAGTACTTCGTCGTGACACCGATGACACCCACAAACAATGCTCAGCAAAAAACAGTACTCAAATAAATATTGAATCAGGATTGACTAGAAAGTAACAAGGCCATGTCCACCAAACACCAGATGAAAACAATCAAGTCGACAATAACGTCCAGAGTTCAATCTTTTGAACGCAACGAAAGCCACGTCCCCCATCACCCTGCTCCCCAACAATGCTCCAAACATCCACGATGCTCCTCCCATGCGAATATCCCATCTTCACTCCATCTACAGCAATCACCATGCATTTCTGTCCCAGTTAGGATCTAAACACCAGTCAGCTTCGCGTCCACAGctctcaacatccaaaacCCAAAATACCTACCTTGCACAAACGCAGCCAAGACCTTACTCCCCGTCTGCAACAACGGGTGGCCCACGACAATCTTCAGAAACTTCTCCAGCCCCGCGCGTCGACCCTCAATCACATCGTCGCTAAATCTGTTGGTGAAGACCTTGCCTGGCAGAGGAGGGATGGTCACCCGCGCGCTCTCCCGCTCCAGTATGTCGCGAAAGTATTCAAAGTCGGAGTATCGGCGGCGCACGCTGCTCTGGCGCAATTTGAAGGCAGGGATGTTTGTCCGACAGAGGATTTCGTAGTCTGTGTACATGGAGCGGCCGATGCCGTGGGTTCTAGGGTTGCGAACCTGCATGCAAGGTGGTTAGCACCGCTCAAGTGAAGAGCCATGAAGTTGAGAGCTTGCCGCCGGGAGATATAAGGGCTGCAGCAAGCCTGTGAATCACGTACCTCTATCTCCAAAAAGTTCTCCGGCGGACCGTAAATCTCGTCAAAGCTCTGCTGGCGCGTATCCGGCATAGCCTGCATGATGGGCCGATGTAGCGACTGAGGACTCTTGGGCGGCGAGCCGGGCGACGTGGGAGACGTGGGCTTATTGTCGGCTGCCCGGCCGGAGTTCTGCTGCTCAGACAGTTTGGCGGTATTGGGGGGACGATTGTTGGTGAGGTGATTGTTGCGAGGAGCTTATGACGAAGCTTGCTGGCAGCGCTTGGTGGGTGGCAGCTTCGTCGTGCTGGGACAAGGAGGAGGGGGATGGGCTGCAGAGGTCGAGGTTTCGTTTGCGACTGGTGTTTTGTGAATCAGAGAGCTGCTCGTGTGATGTGACGCAGGGGCCGGTGAGGCGGTCTTTTGATCGATGAGGAGGGTTGATATGCGGGCGATGGTTTTCGAGGTGcctcaacttggaagtgGGGTGATGGCGCAGATTAGATGCGCATGCAGGTGGGCATGCAAAATGGAACATGGATCGGAGGCCCAAAACCACCAAGTTGTACTCGCGATGGAAATACTCTGAACATGACTTTTTAATGTCACCAAATTGCACTGTTGGCGGGAGGCCTGGATTATCCGGCAAACTATGTGCTTGTGCACGCTTCGCCTACTACCCCCCAATTCACGGAACAAGACGCAGCAACTTTAACAACAAAGTCCAGTTTTCATTGATAAAGGCCAAGTCGGCCAAAGTCTTTGACTCGCCCATAGCCATCCTATCTTGTCAAAGTCCCCCAAATAACGCCATGCCGTTGGTTGAACACCTCTCCTCATGCTTGGTATACCTAGTTTACAACATTGTGCTTCAGACCAAATTTCTCTTGTGGGCTGAACCATCCTGTTCCTCCACATCAATTTGTACATCCGATTAAGCTCGCTCGATTTCCCTGTGCTCATGTGTCGAATGACCCAACCTGGTTACTTCGTTTTATGTGCTGTGCCACACCGCGCCATAGATCCTTCTCTACTTCCTTTCGCCAGCGAATTTTTGGTGAATAGCTCGAATTTGCTCCTCAACGTTGACACTTTGTGAATTCACCGCTTGCGGTCTACTGTCTTGTTGTGTCTCTGTGGGGTTCAGtgcagccttcttcctcctcgccaatTCTTCTTCCGACAAAGCCTGGCCAGTTGCCGGGTCAAACACGTCGTTCCGTTGACTCGCAAGTCGCTTAAGATTTTGTGCGATTTCAGATCCAGTGATTGTGGCCGAGTATCGGGATTCCGCCGCTGCTTTCTGTTCTTTCCACCGGGGGTCCAGCAGTTCAACTATAAGATTGTCAGTACTGTCAGTTCAGTCGCAATGTAGACAAGTTCAGACAAGACTTACTGCGCATATGGGCTTCAAGCTCATTGATTGGGATCTGCTGTTTACAGTTGGGGCAAAGAGCAGTCTGGCCTGCCTGCTTGCCTCGCTGTGCCGCCCGTGGCACGTAATTCTCTCTAATCTTCATTGGAGGTGCACCACCTCTAGCCTCTGACTGCGCTTGCTGCACACGCGCTTGGGCGTCGGCACGTTCTTGTATACGGCGTGAtacctcttcttcttgagcaGATCTTTGTGCCTGGTATCCATTGGAGTATGCTTGCACAGTAGGCATTTGGCCGGGTTGCGGGTAGGGTTGTGCTGGTAGCTGCGCTCCGTAGCCTGGGTGGACGGGGCCGGATGCAGGTGCAACAGCAGGACCAGCGCCAACGCCGAAGTCTTCGCCCGGCATAGCCTCCTCGATACGCAATGCGCTCAGGGAAGCCTTGTTTCTGTCCTCGAGGGAGGCGTACTGAAGCTCGGACAAGTTGGTTGGGGGTGGTAGGTTCGCTGTCTCGTCGGCCTCGGTAAAAGTGATGGTCTCGACTACGACGAAGTCCCCCCAGTCGATACGAGCAAAGTCTTGTTTgctcttttcctcttcttcctccttcttctgaCGCTCCAACTCCTGATATCTTGTATAATCGGCTCGTTGTTTGGCTCGAGTCAGGATACGATATTTGTCTTTCACGTTGCGATCCAGCTCGGCCGTCTTTTCTTCCTGCAGCTTGCCGCCTTCGCCGTCAAGTCCACCGGCTCGTATCAAAGTGGTATACTGGTCAATAATGTGCTGGAAAAAGTTGTGAAAGGTGTGATTCGGGatgaggaactggaactgAGGGTTGCCCGCCTCTCTCTGGGCGAGCTGTGTCATAAATTGTCGCCCATTCT is a genomic window containing:
- a CDS encoding major facilitator superfamily domain-containing protein (similar to Metarhizium robertsii ARSEF 23 XP_007826550.1), with product MTVTTATSSTIELRHQGDITPGTLQSGTRPGTPPSEEDGLDVDGRQEFSLPPVDGGKDAWFFLAACFFVEALTWGFPFSFGVFQDYYSTHEPFAGSTQIPIIGTCAMGIMYLDIPLVMGIQRMYPRSFSQTVGHLIITQGIFYAIGGSISYCPCLLYMDEWFAKRKGLAYGIMWSGTGLAGFSLPLILEFFLNKYGFRTTLRIWAVSLLVLTMPLAFFIKPRLPRTATTHIKPFKLGFALTKTFMLHQIANIVQGLGFFLPGIYLPTYARSIGAGTFTSALTLLLVNVTSTFGCAVMGSLTDHLHVTTCLMISAVGAGLGTFLLWGFATSLPVLFVFCVAYGLFAGPYTSAWTGIMKQVTTEMGMHRGAGGGSSFDPTMVIGVLSTGRGIGNIVSGPLSQVLIKGMPWKGEALGGYGTGYGPLIAFTGATAIMSGATFVWRRLGWM
- a CDS encoding transposase (similar to Metarhizium robertsii ARSEF 23 XP_011411293.1), coding for MPPTCTHNSRHQSIMNLRHNPMRFMRNPLQGSTPTIHSQTLRCQNCHLRKISNATRTHQTKHQRPRLRLMPLGGSITYGSKSSDGNGYRKPLYDLLLADGYDVEMLGSRRAGTMAQNSNEGWRGFRIDQIEGKVVRSVAKHLPDVITFNAGSNDCRQQYEIDAAGQRIRKLLEALWDASPRSTIILSTLVRSAQEDAERAVVRVNEQILELSKELVASRRRLVLVNMHVAALGLGDLADGTHPNDGGYLKMGRIWYDGIKEAESEGLLELRE
- a CDS encoding sorting nexin-3 (similar to Cordyceps militaris CM01 XP_006671755.1); the protein is MQAMPDTRQQSFDEIYGPPENFLEIEVRNPRTHGIGRSMYTDYEILCRTNIPAFKLRQSSVRRRYSDFEYFRDILERESARVTIPPLPGKVFTNRFSDDVIEGRRAGLEKFLKIVVGHPLLQTGSKVLAAFVQDPNWDRNAW
- a CDS encoding pre-mRNA-splicing factor (similar to Verticillium alfalfae VaMs.102 XP_003007763.1), which encodes MAAATTNGDSSTTLDELKPPSGVVLPPREIRNILEKTAGYVARNGAIFEDRIRDKESQNPKFSFLNPADAYHAFYQWRLDEVKSGRGTDVAAGRVGESAAVEAEKPKGPPKPPDFEFSARMPRINQKDLEVIRLTALFVAKNGRQFMTQLAQREAGNPQFQFLIPNHTFHNFFQHIIDQYTTLIRAGGLDGEGGKLQEEKTAELDRNVKDKYRILTRAKQRADYTRYQELERQKKEEEEEKSKQDFARIDWGDFVVVETITFTEADETANLPPPTNLSELQYASLEDRNKASLSALRIEEAMPGEDFGVGAGPAVAPASGPVHPGYGAQLPAQPYPQPGQMPTVQAYSNGYQAQRSAQEEEVSRRIQERADAQARVQQAQSEARGGAPPMKIRENYVPRAAQRGKQAGQTALCPNCKQQIPINELEAHMRIELLDPRWKEQKAAAESRYSATITGSEIAQNLKRLASQRNDVFDPATGQALSEEELARRKKAALNPTETQQDSRPQAVNSQSVNVEEQIRAIHQKFAGERK